A stretch of the Negativicoccus succinicivorans genome encodes the following:
- a CDS encoding O-methyltransferase — protein MKPISTDMPHLNNEVTALRRYGDDIRIPQIRKSEENLFRSAVLAAAPRRILEIGTGIGYSALLMATLLPQAEIVTIEPFAPRYREARKRMRQAGVENRVTVVSATAEEALREIKGPFDLLYLDGSKGHYLEHLRLAEPLLQKNATILADNVLFRGYVCADDSDVPRRMRTIAHRMRAFLAYLKDPRYFTTGIYETGDGFAVARRKG, from the coding sequence ATGAAGCCAATATCGACCGATATGCCGCATCTCAATAATGAAGTCACAGCTTTGCGCCGCTATGGAGACGATATTCGTATACCGCAAATTCGTAAGAGCGAAGAAAACTTATTTCGTTCGGCCGTACTCGCGGCGGCTCCGCGTCGGATTTTAGAAATCGGCACGGGGATCGGTTACTCGGCACTTTTGATGGCGACGCTATTGCCGCAGGCGGAGATCGTTACTATTGAGCCGTTTGCTCCGCGGTATCGGGAAGCAAGGAAACGAATGCGACAAGCAGGCGTAGAGAATCGAGTGACGGTGGTGTCGGCGACTGCGGAAGAGGCGTTGCGGGAAATCAAAGGACCGTTTGATTTGCTGTACCTTGACGGGTCCAAAGGTCACTACTTGGAGCATTTGCGTTTAGCGGAACCGCTCTTGCAAAAAAATGCGACTATTTTAGCGGATAACGTTTTATTTCGCGGTTATGTATGTGCTGACGATAGCGATGTACCGCGGCGCATGCGAACGATTGCACACCGTATGCGCGCTTTTCTTGCGTATTTGAAAGATCCGCGTTATTTTACGACGGGCATATATGAAACGGGGGACGGTTTTGCCGTCGCCCGACGAAAGGGATAG
- the mltG gene encoding endolytic transglycosylase MltG, whose translation MKKIISISILFVLLIAGGALLYGKNPLVQSKPVTVRIEAAQTGAEIAQILADKNIIWNPHIFRAVLYLSGNADKLQEGHYDLMTNMSMPAVIAALRDGRPAARQVVIPEGFTVSQIAKRLDRLGIAKKHDFLEAAKVYSLPADMQSTRATDYPVEGFLFPSTYDVPDGASVNDIIAHMNREMQKQLTPELRQEIAAQGFSLHDFITLASLVEKEAMYEDDRYTIAAVFKKRLAIGMPLQSCASIQYILGEPKPVLSIADTQIPSPYNTYLHKGLPPGPVAAPGKAAMDAVLHAPTTEYLYFVADAKGYHHFAKTYEEHEANIDRYAASQ comes from the coding sequence ATGAAGAAAATAATCAGTATTTCAATACTGTTTGTTCTACTCATCGCAGGAGGCGCGCTGCTTTACGGTAAAAATCCGTTGGTACAAAGCAAACCTGTAACGGTACGGATCGAGGCGGCGCAAACGGGAGCGGAAATAGCCCAAATCCTTGCAGATAAAAATATTATTTGGAATCCGCATATCTTTCGTGCCGTACTATACTTGAGCGGGAACGCCGATAAGCTCCAAGAAGGGCATTACGATCTTATGACGAATATGTCGATGCCGGCCGTAATCGCCGCCTTGCGCGACGGACGACCCGCTGCTCGGCAGGTGGTGATTCCGGAAGGATTTACCGTGTCGCAAATTGCGAAGCGACTGGATCGGTTGGGTATCGCTAAGAAACATGATTTCTTAGAGGCGGCGAAGGTTTATAGTTTGCCTGCAGATATGCAGAGCACACGAGCTACCGACTATCCGGTAGAAGGATTTTTGTTTCCTTCTACGTATGATGTTCCGGACGGTGCATCGGTCAATGATATCATCGCGCACATGAATCGAGAAATGCAAAAGCAACTGACACCCGAATTGCGGCAAGAAATCGCTGCGCAGGGATTCAGTCTGCATGACTTCATCACATTGGCGTCCCTGGTGGAAAAGGAGGCCATGTATGAGGATGATCGCTATACGATTGCCGCAGTGTTCAAGAAGCGCTTGGCGATCGGTATGCCTCTCCAATCTTGCGCAAGTATCCAGTATATTTTAGGAGAACCGAAACCGGTTTTAAGTATTGCCGATACGCAAATTCCTTCGCCGTATAATACCTATTTGCATAAGGGATTGCCGCCTGGACCGGTGGCGGCCCCCGGCAAAGCGGCGATGGATGCGGTATTACATGCACCGACTACCGAATATTTATATTTTGTGGCGGACGCTAAAGGATATCACCATTTTGCCAAGACATATGAAGAACATGAAGCCAATATCGACCGATATGCCGCATCTCAATAA